Below is a window of Fimbriimonadia bacterium DNA.
GTGCAACAGATGGCGCGCGAAGGGACGCCGGTCCTCGGCATCTGCAACGGGTTCCAGGTGCTGTGCGAGTGTGGGCTGCTGCCGGGAGCCTTGGTTCGCAACGTAGGGTTACGGTTCGTCTGCCGCGACGTGCTGCTCCGGGTGGAGACGACCGACGCGGTTGCTTCCAGTGGGGCGAGGGTCGGGCAAGTTCTGCGCATTCCCGTGGCGCATGGCGAGGGCTGCTATGTACCCGCCGAGGGCGAAGCACCGCGGGTGGTCTTTCGTTACTGCAATGCGGCTGGGGAGACCACACCAGAGAGCAACCCGAACGGCTCGCACGACAACATCGCCGGTATCAGTAACCGTGAGGGCAATGTGGTGGGGATGATGCCTCATCCCGAACGCGCGGTGTCCGAGCTGCTCGGATACCAGGATGGGCGCGTGGTTTTGAAGTCGTTCCTAACCGCGAGGCATGCTGCAAGGCGCTAAAGGCACCCACCTTTCTTCCCCAATCGCTACGGTCCACTGCTGTTATCGACACGAACGCCCGGATCATGTCCCGGCCCGATGATTGGGGCCGCG
It encodes the following:
- the purQ gene encoding phosphoribosylformylglycinamidine synthase I encodes the protein MRVAIVRFPGSNCDQDAFHAVRKLGHESEYVWHAESIPAGFDAVILPGGFSFGDYLRCGAVARFSPAMESVQQMAREGTPVLGICNGFQVLCECGLLPGALVRNVGLRFVCRDVLLRVETTDAVASSGARVGQVLRIPVAHGEGCYVPAEGEAPRVVFRYCNAAGETTPESNPNGSHDNIAGISNREGNVVGMMPHPERAVSELLGYQDGRVVLKSFLTARHAARR